One candidate division WOR-3 bacterium genomic region harbors:
- a CDS encoding slipin family protein, which produces MGVTTILIVVIILIILSSIKVLKEYERAIVFRLGRFIKVKGPGIFILFPGIDKMTKVALRVITMDVPPQDVITKDNISIKVNAVGYFRVFDPAKAILEVEDFLYATSQLAQTTLRSVLGEYELDEILGQREKINLRLQKIIDQQTDPWGIKVSTVEIKHVDIPQDMQRAIARQAEAERERRAKVIHAEGEFQAADKINRAAKIIGETPVGIQLRFLQTLSKVATEKNSTTIFPVPIDLFTPFIKKFDKEK; this is translated from the coding sequence ATGGGGGTCACCACTATTCTAATCGTAGTGATTATTTTGATTATTCTGAGTTCTATCAAGGTTTTAAAGGAATATGAACGAGCAATTGTGTTCCGACTCGGCCGATTCATCAAGGTCAAGGGCCCGGGCATATTCATCCTCTTTCCCGGTATTGACAAAATGACTAAGGTCGCACTCCGCGTGATCACGATGGATGTACCACCTCAGGATGTCATCACTAAGGATAATATCTCGATCAAGGTGAATGCAGTTGGTTATTTCCGCGTGTTCGATCCGGCCAAGGCAATACTCGAAGTCGAAGATTTTCTCTATGCTACAAGCCAGCTGGCGCAAACGACGCTGCGCAGCGTGCTGGGTGAATATGAACTCGATGAGATACTCGGGCAACGGGAAAAAATCAACCTCCGGCTACAGAAGATAATCGACCAGCAAACCGACCCCTGGGGTATCAAGGTTTCCACGGTCGAAATCAAACATGTCGACATACCTCAGGACATGCAGAGGGCGATCGCTCGCCAAGCCGAAGCAGAAAGAGAACGGAGAGCCAAGGTGATACATGCCGAAGGAGAATTTCAGGCCGCAGACAAAATTAACCGGGCGGCCAAGATTATCGGTGAGACACCGGTCGGCATTCAACTCCGTTTTCTCCAAACACTATCCAAAGTGGCCACCGAGAAGAACTCCACGACAATCTTCCCCGTGCCGATTGATCTCTTCACACCATTCATCAAGAAGTTTGACAAAGAAAAGTGA
- a CDS encoding PEGA domain-containing protein — MNKAEQDLTQIAQLKKMVALSTVMVVVIIGVHILGGCATIFKGAHNNVDFNSDPVGEQVYVNGSLMGTTPINLKLESKRTYTIEFKKDGYDPKTYTITNHVGVGWIVLDVLFGLVPIIVDAATGSWYELDQAAVNAVLEEQQ; from the coding sequence ATGAATAAGGCGGAACAAGACTTGACACAGATTGCACAATTAAAGAAAATGGTTGCATTAAGCACGGTGATGGTTGTTGTGATAATCGGTGTACACATACTCGGAGGATGTGCCACAATTTTCAAGGGTGCCCACAACAATGTTGACTTCAACTCCGACCCTGTTGGCGAGCAAGTCTATGTTAACGGCAGCCTGATGGGCACTACACCAATAAACCTGAAGTTGGAGTCCAAAAGAACCTATACGATTGAATTCAAGAAAGATGGCTATGACCCTAAGACCTATACAATAACAAATCATGTCGGTGTCGGTTGGATCGTTCTCGATGTCCTATTTGGTCTTGTTCCTATTATAGTTGATGCCGCAACAGGTTCATGGTACGAACTCGATCAAGCTGCGGTGAATGCTGTGTTGGAGGAGCAACAGTAG